A genomic stretch from Bacillus sp. N1-1 includes:
- the ftsW gene encoding putative lipid II flippase FtsW yields MIKKLFKHYDYSLIISVLLLCGFGLVMVYSASMVWAVMRHETNSAYFFNRQMIWLAASLIMLVLTMMFPYKAYKKFIVPILGLSVISLLLVKVIGSTTNNAQSWIDIGSFSFQPSEFVKLGLIIYLAAIYSKKQAYISNFVRGAMPPLLVIGLIFALVASQPDLGTAMIIAITSGIVIFCSGMKWSHIFGLIVIGGIVFGLAWMSLSPEQASRFTGAYDPFSDPEDSGFHLINSYIAIASGGITGQGFGQSIQKYGFLPEPHTDFIMAIIAEELGLLGVVFVIGLLGFIVFKGFVIGIRCKDTFGSLLAIGISGMIGVQTAVNLGAITGWLPVTGVTLPFISYGGSSLILLMISVGILINVSAFVNIRKEQKTGYINKDSNVQMEL; encoded by the coding sequence ATGATTAAAAAATTATTTAAGCATTATGATTACTCGCTAATCATTAGTGTACTACTATTGTGCGGATTTGGACTTGTGATGGTTTATAGTGCAAGTATGGTATGGGCTGTTATGCGTCACGAAACAAATAGTGCTTATTTCTTTAATAGGCAAATGATTTGGCTAGCGGCCTCCCTTATTATGCTTGTCCTGACGATGATGTTCCCTTATAAAGCCTATAAGAAGTTTATTGTGCCGATTCTTGGATTATCCGTTATTTCACTATTGCTCGTGAAAGTAATCGGATCAACAACGAATAATGCTCAAAGTTGGATTGATATCGGCTCCTTTAGCTTTCAGCCATCTGAGTTTGTCAAACTTGGGTTAATTATTTATCTTGCTGCCATTTACTCAAAAAAGCAGGCTTATATTTCTAATTTTGTAAGAGGCGCTATGCCGCCACTTCTTGTAATTGGATTAATTTTTGCATTAGTCGCTTCACAGCCCGACCTGGGTACAGCTATGATTATCGCAATAACCTCTGGCATAGTAATTTTTTGCTCTGGAATGAAGTGGAGTCATATTTTTGGCCTTATCGTAATTGGTGGCATTGTGTTCGGCTTAGCTTGGATGTCACTATCGCCTGAACAAGCTTCAAGGTTTACAGGTGCATATGATCCCTTCTCAGATCCAGAAGATAGCGGATTCCATCTCATTAATTCTTATATTGCGATAGCATCAGGTGGCATTACTGGTCAGGGCTTTGGACAAAGTATTCAAAAATATGGTTTTCTCCCTGAACCCCATACAGATTTCATTATGGCGATTATCGCTGAAGAGTTGGGGCTGTTAGGGGTTGTATTTGTAATAGGATTGCTAGGTTTTATCGTTTTTAAAGGATTTGTTATCGGAATCAGATGTAAAGATACTTTCGGCAGTTTGCTAGCGATTGGGATTTCTGGAATGATCGGTGTTCAAACGGCAGTTAACCTGGGGGCCATTACTGGTTGGTTACCTGTTACAGGCGTGACGCTTCCATTCATTAGTTACGGAGGTTCATCATTAATTCTGCTTATGATATCAGTAGGGATATTAATAAACGTTTCTGCGTTTGTGAATATAAGAAAAGAGCAAAAAACAGGTTATATCAACAAGGATAGTAACGTTCAAATGGAGCTTTAG
- a CDS encoding heme A synthase, whose translation MNKLLKLFGILTSFGMLLVLLMGAVVTKTGSGDGCGNSWPLCYGKVLPEAPEIETIIEVSHRIVSAALGLLVIILAIWTWRKIGHLRETKFLAIASVFLIVFQGLLGAAAVVWGQSDIILASHFGFSLASFASVVLLTILVFEASGNQKTPYVPKRIRIHLYAITIYSYIVVYTGALVRHTGASMACDNVPFCSDGQLFAVTGPQGIQMLHRTAAIFIFVWLLYILIIGLKEFKSKGTMRTGLIVSFVFVSLQALSGMLVVVSNLNLFLALFHGLFISGLFTVLLYLVMLSLRSGRQ comes from the coding sequence GTGAATAAATTGTTGAAATTATTCGGGATTTTAACCTCGTTTGGCATGTTACTCGTTCTATTAATGGGTGCTGTCGTAACAAAAACAGGATCAGGTGACGGCTGTGGTAACTCCTGGCCGCTCTGCTATGGAAAGGTTCTACCTGAGGCACCTGAAATTGAAACGATTATTGAAGTAAGTCACAGAATCGTTTCAGCAGCATTAGGACTTCTTGTTATTATTCTTGCGATATGGACATGGAGAAAAATAGGACATCTTCGCGAAACGAAATTTCTAGCGATTGCTTCCGTATTCTTAATTGTCTTCCAGGGGTTGCTTGGCGCTGCTGCTGTTGTTTGGGGGCAGTCAGATATTATCCTTGCTTCGCACTTTGGTTTTTCGCTAGCTAGTTTTGCAAGTGTCGTTCTTTTAACCATTCTCGTATTCGAAGCTTCGGGTAATCAAAAAACGCCTTACGTCCCTAAGCGTATTCGCATTCATTTATACGCGATTACCATTTATTCATATATTGTTGTTTATACCGGTGCGCTAGTACGCCATACAGGGGCGAGCATGGCATGCGACAATGTCCCGTTTTGTAGCGATGGTCAACTCTTTGCTGTAACTGGACCGCAAGGAATTCAAATGTTACACCGAACGGCAGCAATATTCATTTTTGTTTGGCTGCTTTATATTTTAATTATTGGGTTGAAAGAATTTAAATCCAAAGGAACGATGCGAACAGGTCTTATTGTGTCATTTGTGTTTGTTAGTTTACAGGCGTTAAGTGGTATGCTTGTTGTCGTTTCAAATTTAAATTTATTTCTTGCCCTCTTCCATGGACTATTTATATCAGGACTCTTTACCGTTCTGCTCTACCTTGTCATGCTTTCTCTACGAAGTGGCAGACAATAG
- the pyc gene encoding pyruvate carboxylase translates to MTAISKILVANRGEIAIRIFRACTELNIRTVAIYSKEDSGSYHRYKADEAYIVGEDKKPIDAYLDIEGIIEVAKTNNIDAIHPGYGFLSENLQFAKRCEEEGIIFIGPELEHLRMFGDKVEARKQAILAGLPVIPGTDGPVEGLDEVKTFAEENGYPLMIKAALGGGGRGMRIVRSQEALADAYDRAKSEAKAAFGADDIYVEKFVENPKHIEVQILGDKHGNTIHLYERDCSVQRRHQKVVEVAPSVSLSEDSRKEICEAAVKLMENVQYVNAGTVEFLVNQNGEFYFIEVNPRVQVEHTITEMITGIDIVQSQIMIAEGEHIHGERLGIPEQEEIDCHGYAIQCRVTTEDPENNFMPDTGKLMAYRSGGGFGVRLDAGNAYQGAVITPYYDSLLVKLSTWALNFDHASSKMVRNLKEFRIRGIKTNIAFLENVMKHENFRSGVYDTSFIDSSPELFVFPKRKDRGTKMLSYIGNITVNGFPGLDKKKKPSFSKRRVPHLKYSEEIPRGTKQILDEEGAEGLVQWVKEQKKTLLTDTTFRDGHQSLLATRMRTTDLLHIAGPTARMTPNLFSMEMWGGATFDVSLRYLKEDPWDRLIKLRKQVPNVMFQMLLRASNAVGYKNYPDNLIREFVQKSADAGIDVFRIFDSLNWVEGMTKAIEAVRETGKVAEASICYTGDISDPSKSKYNLTYYQELAKELEQAGAHILGIKDMAGLLKPQAAYELVSTLKETVSIPIHLHTHDTSGNGIYTYAKAIEAGVDIVDVAVSSMAGLTSQPSANSLYYALDGSDRQPDININALEQLSHYWEDTRKYYSGFESGMTAPHTEVYEHEMPGGQYSNLQQQAKGVGLGERWDEVKRMYRRVNEMFGDIVKVTPSSKVVGDMALYMVQNNLTEDDVYERGETLDFPDSVVELFQGYLGQPYQGFPKELQQIILKGREPITTRPGELLEPVNFTDLKETLYHKLNRQVTSHDLISYALYPKVYLEYEDVQEMFGDVSVLDTLTFLYGMRLGEEVEVEIEQGKTLIVKLVSIGEPNIEGKRTLYFELNGQPREVVIKDENIKTAIAAKPKADRANPNHIGATMPGTVIKVLVEKGERVNKGDHLMITEAMKMETTVQAPRSGVVEHIHVANGEGIESGDLLLEMNE, encoded by the coding sequence ATGACAGCTATTTCAAAAATTCTTGTCGCCAACCGAGGAGAAATCGCAATTCGTATTTTTCGTGCATGTACGGAGTTAAATATTCGTACAGTCGCGATTTATTCAAAAGAAGACAGTGGTTCTTATCATCGATATAAAGCAGATGAAGCTTATATTGTTGGAGAAGATAAAAAGCCGATCGATGCTTATCTTGATATTGAGGGAATTATTGAAGTTGCCAAAACAAATAACATCGATGCTATCCATCCTGGTTATGGTTTTCTTTCTGAAAACCTTCAGTTCGCAAAACGTTGTGAAGAAGAAGGCATAATATTTATTGGTCCAGAGCTTGAACACCTCAGAATGTTTGGAGATAAAGTGGAGGCGAGAAAGCAAGCGATTCTTGCAGGTCTCCCCGTTATCCCTGGAACAGATGGCCCGGTGGAAGGACTTGATGAAGTAAAGACTTTTGCTGAAGAAAATGGCTATCCTCTGATGATAAAAGCTGCTCTTGGTGGCGGTGGAAGAGGAATGCGGATTGTGCGAAGTCAGGAAGCGCTGGCGGATGCATACGATCGCGCGAAATCAGAAGCGAAGGCCGCTTTTGGTGCCGATGATATTTATGTGGAGAAATTTGTCGAGAATCCTAAACACATTGAAGTTCAAATTCTTGGAGATAAACATGGAAATACGATTCACCTCTATGAAAGAGACTGCTCTGTACAGCGTCGCCATCAAAAAGTTGTTGAAGTAGCGCCAAGCGTATCTCTTAGTGAAGATTCTAGAAAAGAGATATGTGAAGCTGCAGTCAAGCTGATGGAAAATGTGCAGTACGTTAACGCAGGTACAGTAGAATTTTTAGTTAATCAAAACGGTGAGTTTTATTTTATAGAAGTAAATCCCCGCGTGCAGGTTGAACATACAATTACAGAAATGATTACGGGAATCGATATTGTGCAATCGCAAATTATGATTGCAGAAGGAGAACATATTCATGGTGAGCGCCTCGGTATTCCAGAGCAAGAGGAGATCGACTGTCACGGATATGCCATTCAATGTCGTGTTACGACGGAAGATCCGGAGAACAACTTTATGCCAGACACCGGAAAGCTGATGGCTTACCGATCAGGTGGTGGCTTTGGTGTACGTCTGGATGCAGGGAATGCTTACCAGGGCGCAGTTATTACGCCATATTATGATTCATTGCTTGTTAAGCTCTCCACCTGGGCACTAAACTTTGACCATGCTTCATCTAAAATGGTCAGAAATTTAAAAGAATTCCGGATTAGAGGAATTAAAACAAATATTGCTTTCCTTGAAAATGTAATGAAACATGAGAACTTCCGATCAGGTGTTTATGATACGTCATTCATTGATTCATCACCAGAGCTGTTTGTGTTTCCAAAGCGAAAGGACCGCGGAACGAAGATGCTATCGTACATTGGGAATATTACAGTTAATGGATTTCCTGGTCTTGATAAAAAGAAAAAACCATCATTTTCGAAAAGAAGGGTACCGCATTTAAAGTACAGTGAAGAAATCCCTCGAGGTACTAAGCAAATTCTTGATGAAGAAGGGGCAGAAGGGCTCGTACAATGGGTGAAAGAGCAGAAGAAGACGTTGCTTACAGACACGACATTCCGAGATGGGCATCAATCGCTTCTCGCCACAAGAATGCGTACAACAGATTTACTTCACATTGCAGGTCCAACTGCTAGAATGACACCGAATTTGTTTTCAATGGAAATGTGGGGCGGTGCAACGTTTGATGTTTCTCTTCGCTACCTAAAAGAAGATCCATGGGATCGTTTAATAAAATTGAGAAAGCAAGTGCCGAACGTCATGTTCCAAATGTTACTACGGGCTTCGAATGCTGTTGGTTATAAGAACTACCCAGATAACTTAATTCGTGAATTTGTACAAAAGTCTGCTGATGCAGGTATTGACGTATTCCGTATATTTGACAGTTTGAACTGGGTAGAAGGTATGACAAAGGCCATTGAGGCAGTTCGTGAAACAGGGAAAGTTGCCGAAGCATCGATTTGTTACACCGGGGATATCTCTGATCCATCTAAATCAAAATACAACTTAACTTATTATCAGGAGCTTGCTAAAGAGTTAGAACAAGCGGGAGCTCATATTCTCGGCATAAAAGACATGGCTGGCCTTTTGAAACCGCAGGCAGCATACGAACTCGTTTCAACTTTAAAGGAAACAGTCTCAATCCCAATCCACCTTCATACGCATGATACGAGCGGTAACGGAATCTATACATACGCGAAAGCCATTGAGGCAGGCGTAGATATTGTAGATGTAGCAGTAAGCTCAATGGCGGGGTTAACTTCTCAACCAAGTGCCAACTCCTTGTATTATGCACTTGATGGTTCAGACAGGCAGCCGGACATCAATATTAACGCGCTAGAGCAATTGTCTCATTACTGGGAGGATACTCGAAAATATTATAGCGGTTTTGAAAGTGGCATGACAGCTCCGCACACAGAAGTGTATGAGCATGAAATGCCAGGCGGGCAATATAGTAATCTTCAACAGCAAGCAAAAGGTGTTGGTTTAGGAGAACGATGGGATGAAGTTAAGCGGATGTACCGAAGAGTTAATGAAATGTTTGGTGATATTGTAAAAGTAACACCTTCTTCTAAAGTTGTCGGAGATATGGCGCTATACATGGTCCAAAATAACTTAACCGAGGACGACGTTTATGAACGTGGTGAAACGCTTGATTTTCCTGATTCTGTAGTTGAACTATTCCAGGGTTACCTTGGTCAGCCTTATCAAGGCTTCCCAAAAGAACTTCAGCAAATTATTCTTAAAGGGAGAGAGCCAATTACGACACGGCCGGGAGAACTGCTCGAACCTGTGAATTTTACAGATTTGAAAGAGACTCTTTACCACAAACTAAATCGTCAAGTGACAAGCCATGATCTTATCTCTTACGCGCTTTATCCAAAAGTCTATTTAGAGTATGAAGATGTTCAAGAAATGTTTGGTGACGTATCTGTTCTTGATACGCTAACCTTCCTCTATGGCATGCGTTTAGGTGAAGAAGTAGAAGTGGAGATTGAACAAGGTAAGACATTGATTGTAAAACTAGTATCCATTGGAGAGCCAAACATAGAAGGAAAGCGTACGCTTTACTTTGAGTTGAATGGTCAGCCCCGTGAAGTTGTTATTAAAGATGAAAATATTAAAACAGCTATAGCCGCTAAACCAAAAGCAGATCGCGCTAATCCTAACCACATTGGCGCAACAATGCCTGGAACAGTTATAAAGGTACTTGTTGAAAAAGGTGAGAGAGTTAATAAAGGCGACCATCTAATGATTACAGAAGCGATGAAAATGGAAACTACTGTTCAAGCTCCTCGAAGTGGGGTTGTGGAACATATCCATGTAGCAAATGGTGAGGGTATTGAATCAGGAGATTTATTGTTAGAAATGAACGAATAA
- a CDS encoding M50 family metallopeptidase, which yields MNDLLMVLLIIAPISLLFHEAGHTLAANIFTSSSVNLHLGIGPRVLTWKYSRGEVAVNAFYFAGGMTISSQPEKAYGKVAIAIAGPLVNLLIAALTLLYPFHPSITTWVLFFNLWLGITNLIPFKLLGKESDGWTIVKALIKKT from the coding sequence ATGAATGATTTGCTCATGGTGCTCCTGATCATTGCTCCAATCAGTTTGTTATTTCATGAAGCAGGTCATACGCTGGCAGCAAACATTTTCACATCCTCCAGTGTAAACCTTCATCTTGGGATTGGACCAAGAGTACTGACATGGAAGTATTCTAGAGGAGAAGTAGCCGTTAACGCCTTCTATTTTGCAGGAGGAATGACCATCAGCTCACAACCTGAAAAAGCCTATGGAAAAGTAGCTATCGCCATAGCAGGTCCGCTCGTTAACCTATTGATCGCTGCACTAACACTTCTTTATCCGTTCCATCCATCTATCACAACCTGGGTTTTATTCTTTAATCTCTGGCTAGGCATAACTAACCTGATTCCTTTCAAACTGCTAGGAAAAGAATCAGACGGATGGACTATAGTAAAAGCCCTTATCAAAAAAACTTAA
- a CDS encoding YlaN family protein, whose product MSTGMATGHREKAYELLKADAHKILKLIEVQMENLTMPQCPLYEEVLDTQMFGLSREIDFAVRLGLVNEDDGKELLESLERQLSALHEASMRK is encoded by the coding sequence TTGTCAACTGGTATGGCAACAGGACATCGTGAAAAAGCATACGAGCTGTTAAAGGCCGATGCTCATAAGATCCTAAAACTTATCGAAGTTCAAATGGAGAATTTAACGATGCCTCAGTGTCCTCTGTATGAAGAGGTTCTTGATACGCAAATGTTTGGTTTATCTCGCGAAATTGACTTCGCGGTTCGTCTTGGATTAGTTAATGAAGATGATGGCAAGGAATTGCTTGAATCACTCGAGCGCCAGCTTTCAGCTCTTCACGAAGCTAGTATGAGGAAATAA
- a CDS encoding peptidyl-prolyl cis-trans isomerase: protein METILPIKGKVKYAITLDASVWIFDDRKIELEDFLKFDDSIKKNENDYIRAQAERWERERTGIKPPVNKSIKRFEKERVLTGSFVIPLKPFLSNAEPTQDGERVQLESSDGNQHVLTMEEAMNGFLRFSKDGKPLREDGPTHFYFGDGSNGSDPFKNILGITVI, encoded by the coding sequence ATGGAAACGATTCTACCCATCAAGGGGAAAGTCAAATATGCCATTACCTTAGATGCAAGCGTATGGATTTTTGATGATCGCAAGATTGAACTAGAGGATTTCTTGAAATTTGACGATTCAATTAAAAAGAATGAGAACGATTACATCCGAGCTCAAGCCGAGCGGTGGGAAAGAGAACGCACAGGGATCAAACCTCCCGTTAACAAAAGCATTAAGCGTTTTGAGAAAGAACGTGTTTTAACCGGAAGCTTTGTTATCCCGTTAAAACCATTCCTTTCAAATGCAGAACCCACTCAAGACGGTGAAAGGGTTCAGCTTGAATCGAGTGATGGAAACCAGCATGTTTTAACAATGGAAGAAGCAATGAACGGCTTTCTTCGCTTTTCAAAAGATGGAAAGCCGCTCAGGGAAGATGGACCTACCCACTTCTATTTTGGAGATGGATCAAACGGTTCAGATCCCTTTAAGAATATTTTAGGTATTACCGTCATTTAA
- a CDS encoding YhcN/YlaJ family sporulation lipoprotein, with protein MYKMQWIIALFLLAACQANDEPVAEKKEQTERVQYVKQSVRTPENQDMSATEIAEHLVTVAKQIPDVNDATAVITGKYAVVGIDVNQKLDRSRVSSIKYTVAEALQKDPYGANAVVTADADTTYRLKQMATEIKRGHPVGGIMEELADIVGRLMPEVPSKSNKSEPEPVRSNDKQLPKSKENELKQQQEEQDLDK; from the coding sequence ATGTATAAAATGCAATGGATTATTGCTCTCTTTCTTCTTGCAGCCTGTCAGGCAAATGATGAACCTGTTGCAGAAAAAAAAGAGCAGACGGAGCGCGTACAATACGTAAAGCAGTCGGTGCGCACACCTGAGAATCAAGATATGTCAGCGACAGAGATTGCAGAACATCTCGTCACTGTTGCCAAACAAATTCCTGATGTGAATGACGCAACCGCAGTTATTACTGGAAAGTATGCAGTAGTGGGAATTGATGTGAACCAAAAACTCGATCGTTCTCGAGTTAGTTCAATTAAATATACGGTAGCAGAAGCACTTCAAAAAGATCCATACGGTGCAAATGCTGTCGTTACTGCAGATGCAGATACAACTTATCGATTAAAACAAATGGCAACTGAAATTAAACGAGGGCATCCTGTAGGCGGCATTATGGAAGAACTTGCAGATATTGTTGGTAGGTTAATGCCTGAAGTTCCGAGTAAATCAAATAAATCCGAACCAGAACCGGTTCGCTCAAACGATAAACAGCTACCTAAATCAAAAGAAAATGAATTAAAACAACAGCAAGAAGAACAGGATTTAGACAAATAA
- a CDS encoding pyridoxamine 5'-phosphate oxidase family protein, with protein MPNKVDVTLSNDLLTLLKREQYVLLSTIDHETAGPNVSAISWLYAVDQQSIVFAVDQKSRIVSNIKANDQISITLIGNESTYAITGRAILMEERMENVPLKLTKFKLDIKEVRDIMFYGAKMSVEPAYEKIYDPEAAAKLDRSVMAQLKKETNR; from the coding sequence ATGCCTAATAAAGTAGACGTTACTCTTTCAAATGATCTTTTAACACTTCTTAAAAGAGAGCAATATGTTCTTCTTTCGACAATTGATCATGAAACAGCTGGGCCGAATGTAAGTGCTATTTCTTGGCTTTATGCAGTTGATCAACAATCAATTGTCTTTGCTGTTGATCAAAAGTCGCGAATCGTCTCTAATATAAAGGCGAATGATCAGATCTCAATCACGCTAATTGGAAACGAAAGTACTTATGCCATTACCGGAAGAGCTATTTTAATGGAAGAGAGGATGGAAAACGTTCCACTGAAGCTTACGAAGTTTAAGCTAGATATTAAAGAAGTACGTGATATTATGTTTTATGGAGCGAAAATGTCAGTAGAGCCTGCATATGAAAAAATTTATGATCCAGAAGCTGCGGCTAAGTTAGACCGCTCCGTGATGGCACAGCTAAAAAAAGAAACGAACCGCTAA
- a CDS encoding PhoH family protein translates to MDKVYVLDTNVLLQDPNAIYSFNTNEIVIPAVVLEEVDSKKRYMDEIGRNARQVSRMIDGFRERGKLHESIPLENGGTLRIELNHRSFQYLQDKFVEKTNDNRILAVALNLFLEEGKLKSGRTVILVSKDALVRVKADAMGIQAEDFLTDRVVEFNQIYTGYEEKYVDSELLNQFFEKQFIEAKKLKGRPLYPNQYVILKDPVQASSSGIGKVDKKGNRIEKTAMETEYMWGIGPRNVQQRMALDLLVRNDIPLVTLVGKAGTGKTLLAMAAGLMQTEDLNRYKKLFIARPIVPVGKDIGFLPGEKEEKLRPWMQPIYDNLEYLFNVKKTGELEKILSGIGSIQVEALTYIRGRSLPDQYIIIDEAQNLTKHEVKTILTRVGEGSKIVLLGDPQQIDHPYLDEYTNGLTYVVEKFKDQPLSGHVKLEKGERSLLARIAADLL, encoded by the coding sequence TTGGATAAGGTTTACGTCCTAGATACGAACGTGTTACTCCAGGATCCAAATGCGATTTATTCGTTTAATACGAATGAAATTGTCATTCCGGCTGTTGTGTTAGAAGAAGTGGATTCAAAGAAAAGGTATATGGATGAAATCGGAAGAAATGCAAGGCAAGTTTCGCGCATGATTGATGGCTTTCGAGAAAGAGGAAAGCTCCATGAGTCGATTCCTTTAGAAAATGGAGGAACGCTTCGAATCGAACTCAACCATCGATCATTTCAATATTTACAAGATAAATTTGTGGAGAAAACAAACGATAATCGGATTTTAGCCGTGGCGTTAAATTTATTTCTAGAAGAAGGAAAGTTAAAATCGGGACGTACAGTTATTCTTGTGAGTAAAGACGCGTTAGTTCGTGTCAAAGCAGATGCAATGGGAATACAGGCAGAGGATTTTTTAACTGATAGAGTCGTTGAATTTAACCAAATTTACACAGGGTATGAGGAGAAGTATGTCGATTCAGAACTGCTGAATCAATTTTTTGAGAAGCAATTTATTGAGGCTAAGAAACTTAAGGGAAGGCCGCTCTATCCTAATCAATATGTGATTTTAAAAGACCCTGTACAGGCCTCTTCGTCAGGTATCGGTAAAGTCGATAAAAAAGGGAACAGAATTGAAAAAACGGCGATGGAAACGGAGTATATGTGGGGAATTGGTCCTCGAAACGTTCAGCAAAGAATGGCATTGGACCTGCTTGTTCGAAATGACATTCCCCTCGTCACTCTAGTAGGCAAGGCAGGCACAGGAAAAACCTTGCTTGCGATGGCAGCTGGTTTAATGCAAACAGAAGATTTAAATCGATACAAAAAGCTTTTCATTGCAAGGCCGATTGTACCTGTTGGTAAAGATATTGGGTTTTTACCTGGTGAGAAAGAAGAGAAGCTACGTCCCTGGATGCAGCCGATCTATGATAATTTGGAGTACTTATTTAATGTGAAGAAAACGGGTGAGCTTGAAAAGATTCTTTCGGGAATCGGTTCCATTCAAGTAGAAGCCCTTACGTATATACGAGGTAGGAGCTTACCTGATCAGTATATCATCATCGATGAAGCGCAGAATTTAACGAAGCACGAAGTGAAAACCATTTTAACGAGGGTGGGGGAAGGAAGTAAGATTGTGCTTCTCGGTGATCCGCAGCAAATTGATCATCCTTATCTAGATGAATATACAAATGGGCTAACGTATGTTGTAGAAAAATTTAAAGATCAGCCGCTTAGCGGACATGTTAAGCTCGAGAAAGGTGAACGTTCTCTGCTTGCCCGAATTGCAGCTGATCTTCTTTAA
- the glsA gene encoding glutaminase A: MRCRTEEELVELVRRSKPYTKDGKVADYIPALAKAEPDKLAIAIYSKEEGCLSAGDVGETFTLQSISKVLTLALAIMDAGEEHVFSRVGMEPTGDPFNSIAKLETMVPSKPLNPMINAGALVVTNMIHGNSVEEKVGRILQLIHDMTNNSSIGINMEVADSEYESANLNRALSYFMKQHGIIDNDVEMLLEAYTKQCAIEVNCKDLARIGMVLANEGRDPETERRIIPRYIARIVKTFMVTCGMYNASGEFAINVAIPAKSGVSGGILSLVPNEMGIGVYSPPLDAKGNSIAGNKLLENLSSQYGLSIF; this comes from the coding sequence ATGAGATGTCGTACAGAAGAAGAATTAGTAGAGCTAGTCAGACGAAGTAAACCTTATACAAAGGATGGGAAAGTAGCGGACTATATTCCAGCTCTTGCAAAAGCAGAGCCTGATAAACTTGCCATTGCCATTTATTCTAAAGAAGAAGGTTGCTTATCTGCAGGTGATGTTGGGGAGACGTTTACGTTACAAAGTATCTCTAAAGTTCTTACGTTAGCTCTTGCCATCATGGATGCAGGTGAAGAGCACGTTTTCTCAAGAGTAGGGATGGAACCGACGGGAGATCCCTTTAATTCAATTGCGAAGCTTGAGACAATGGTGCCCTCAAAACCTCTTAATCCAATGATAAATGCAGGAGCTTTGGTTGTAACAAATATGATTCATGGAAACTCGGTGGAAGAAAAAGTTGGACGGATTTTACAGCTCATACACGACATGACGAATAACTCAAGTATCGGAATAAATATGGAAGTAGCTGATTCAGAATATGAGTCGGCCAATCTTAATAGAGCATTAAGTTACTTTATGAAACAACATGGCATCATTGACAATGACGTAGAAATGCTTCTTGAAGCCTACACTAAACAGTGTGCCATTGAAGTGAATTGTAAGGACCTTGCTAGGATCGGGATGGTTCTTGCAAATGAAGGTAGGGATCCTGAAACAGAACGGAGAATTATTCCTAGATACATTGCGAGAATTGTAAAAACATTTATGGTAACGTGTGGTATGTACAACGCTTCAGGTGAATTTGCCATTAATGTAGCGATACCTGCGAAGAGTGGCGTTTCGGGTGGAATTTTAAGCCTTGTACCAAATGAAATGGGGATTGGAGTCTACAGTCCGCCACTTGATGCGAAAGGAAATAGTATAGCTGGTAATAAGCTCCTTGAAAATTTATCTTCACAGTATGGACTAAGTATTTTTTAA